CCAAATACTAAAACTAACGACGGAAGAGGGAAAATGTTGCATGAAGATGGCTAATGTCGCAGAATGTCTAAAACGAAactgaaatattaaaataaaggCTGTTACTACAATGCCGAAAAAAACGAAGAGAATAGTTGAgataaaattgaattgaaacaaGACGAAAAGATACTATTGCACTGAAAACCCCTACACGCTAACACGGATTGTTTAGTCATAGACAAATTAACGACGAAGCCACAATAAAGGTTAATATAATTTGTGTACTACCCCGCAAATTGTTACTAGAGCCACACATTGTATGTAAATGGATAAATGAAGTCTTTGTATAAAATAAAGGGAAcatgattgaaaaaaaaactcttcaacGCAATCAAACGTTATTGGAGCGACTgcaaaatttatgtaaattgaGCACTGGATGATTACGGTTGTATTGGAGCTGGGTCACCAAAGACTAATGATCTGCTGTCCATATAACATTCTCATTtcagttttaatattttttataaacagAGAAGAGCTTATCTCAAACATCATACCTAGCGTTCAGAGTTTTCTTTGGAAAACCTGCCAATTTAACCCAAGTTGAAATAGAAATTTATCGCTAAGCTTTTACTGCAAGGTTCCGagatgttttattcttttactCGAGTCAAGCCTTAATCCTTTCTTTATTCATGTATTCGGTGAGTTGGAATTCTATAGATGCTTcagtaatatttaattatccACTGGATGGTGCAATTTCAACCAGTTTCCATAGCTACAAGATATGACTAAGAATCTAAGTGACCTGTTTATTGTCATCATCTAACCCATTTGTCTCAAACTCAAAATCAACGCACAACAAAAGTTTTACAGATACAGAGTGACAAAAATGTCGTCAAACCTAGATCAATTCACACGCACATCCATTGCGAAGGCATTCCTGAAACGAAAATATTCTACCGAAGCAAACTATTCCGGTCATACAGGTTAGCAGGTTACCAGATACCATAGATTCATGAAATTTCCTgacaaaagcaacaattcCTACGTAATGTTTTCTATCTTTAGCATTCGCAAGCTACAAAACATGGAAGAAACTTACTTTTCTGGTGGCTTTACCGGCCGTGGGCCTGTGCGTTCTAAATGCATATTTGGCGTACCAAAAGGAACATACACTCCGCATCCGCCCAAATTTCATCCAGTACGAATATCTTCGCATAAACACTAAACGTTATCCTTGGGGCGATGGTGTAAAGACACTTTTTCACAATCCCGAAGTGAACGCACTACCGACTGGATACGAAACATAGTAGAACATAGATGGTGGTAATTGAgtcaaaaatatgaaaaaaataaattctcatCTCAAGGCTTTGGCTGAAGAGTGTATctttgtagttttgtttttttttttattgcgctCAGCAACTGATTTTATAATTTCATTGAATAATATAATTGAAGtcgttaaaaaataatattgtcgAACTTCAATTCTTTAACACATTAAAAGAACATCAGGGACATAGAAGTGGCCAGTCTGCCTATGCACTTGTTTCATTTGGTTCTTGCTATCTCCGATTCAGGAATGTAGTAAACAGATCCTCGATTAAAAAGGGTTGACGCATTCCGAACGATAACTAAAGCTGATGGATAGACGAATCGCTTTCTTACAACTTATTCTTCAATTTAACCGGGGAACCGTGCTTTTACCATCATCCAAAAGATAAGCGCCAGTGAGAGTGTTGCGTGACTCACGAGACCTTCTTCCTTGGTTATCTGTTCGAACACATACTATAAGTGATGACGGATGTCGATCCCGTCCGATCGAGATGTCGGGCATCAGCGTATAAGCAACgggtaaacaaataaacgtaTGCAGCCGATAAGCAGTAAATGATAAGAGCACTCACTTGTGCAGTGGTAGTCTGTAGTTGTCGAATGGAGGAAACGAAGGCTGAAATATGACACGTGGAGGAGAATGTGCCGATCCTGACCTGGCCCTAGCAACTAGAGAATGAAAAGGCGAACATTGTTTGGGCAGCGAGTTGTTACCAATGTATGagtgttgaaaattgaaagtaaattgTTACAAAGGTAAATTGGTCAAAAATATGAACGAACCTTCATAATGTtggcaaataatttaatttattttgtccGTCTAGAAACGTCTTTCATATCCACTGTGATGCCTTGAAGATTTTGCCGTTACATGAAGATCATCTACGATCACTTTCGACGACATGGCAACCAGTCCCGGTAAGGGCAAATTTAGTTGAACCGTGCGTATACGACCAACATGAAGAAAAACGAGTATTACTTTGCAAGGTCGCATCGGTAGAATCGGAGCGATCGTTTGCTGATCTTTGCTTTCAGAAGACGTCACACTGCTCGATCGGATCCAGCG
This Anopheles marshallii chromosome 3, idAnoMarsDA_429_01, whole genome shotgun sequence DNA region includes the following protein-coding sequences:
- the LOC128716078 gene encoding cytochrome c oxidase subunit 6A, mitochondrial-like; translation: MSSNLDQFTRTSIAKAFLKRKYSTEANYSGHTAFASYKTWKKLTFLVALPAVGLCVLNAYLAYQKEHTLRIRPNFIQYEYLRINTKRYPWGDGVKTLFHNPEVNALPTGYET